One Archocentrus centrarchus isolate MPI-CPG fArcCen1 chromosome 10, fArcCen1, whole genome shotgun sequence genomic region harbors:
- the adad1 gene encoding adenosine deaminase domain-containing protein 1 translates to MYPTGGSFRGSRGARFSQIPKKNMQPTSAPTPSSSTVNGDFDKRVKSTFKPGPDARPKVSPKTLIDRYMRKETNAISLLHQLAQTLQFHLEMKETVTPANVTGLYFAFCAVIDGVEYKTGIGTAKKEARLNAAQLALQDLLPTLESLKSGLPEASALDGPPPLPVKEEPSIPDVHPCRAMLERKKSVNLQIPHAVRDQLTKLMNSHPEYSSCAGTTAAFILQTSSGYEVVALGTGNFNTKESVSSNGRILHDSHAVVTARRSLMRFLYRHLLMYFSKNANLTEKSIFQQNSSSSSSLLSLKSGVTLHLYVNQLPKGAAQVLPKLRLNPLSMLAWQVNNEISLHLSVEGKVFSVFSSTHDHCTSKMVSMSTTDKLTQWQVLGYQGALLSHFIEPVYVQSILIGDSDCSEICSMERSVSQRVEGITSELPMFYCMMRPHISLVPSVASSRADGNQLTYSVNWSEGDSSLEVVDGLEGKTIEDSPFKSGCSLASRLCKVAMLHRFRLVAKEAQRADLLATTSYRGAKMMAKSYQEAKNILRAYLHQQGFGSWVDKALVSDNFTCE, encoded by the exons ATGTATCCAACTGGTGGATCATTTCGAGGCTCCAGAGGAGCTCGTTTTTCACAAATCCCCAAGAAGAATATGCAACCAACATCAGCACCGACCCCATCGTCATCTACTGTGAACGGTGACTTTGACAAGCGAgtgaaaagcacatttaaaccTG GTCCTGATGCAAGACCAAAAGTCTCTCCTAAAACACTGATTGACAGATACATGCGTAAGGAGACAAATGCTATCTCTTTGCTCCATCAGCTCGCCCAGACTTTGCAGTTCCATCTGGAAATGAAGGAGACGGTAACCCCAG CCAATGTTACAGGGCTTTATTTTGCCTTCTGTGCTGTGATCGATGGAGTGGAGTATAAGACTGGTATAGGAACAGCAAAGAAGGAGGCTCGTCTGAATGCAGCGCAGCTCGCCTTGCAGGATCTGCTGCCCACCCTGGAAAGTCTGAAGTCTGGACTTCCCGAAGCATCAG CCTTGGATGGACCTCCACCCTTGCCAGTAAAAGAGGAGCCCTCCATTCCTGATGTTCATCCCTGTAGAGCCATGCTCG AAAGGAAGAAGTCTGTCAACCTCCAGATTCCACATGCTGTCAGGGATCAGCTGACCAAACTGATGAACAGTCACCCGGAGTACTCCAGCTGTGCCGGCACCACAGCAGCATTCATTCTTCAGACTT CCAGTGGATATGAAGTGGTTGCTCTTGGGACCGGTAACTTTAATACGAAAGAGAGCGTTTCATCAAACGGGAGGATTTTGCACGATTCGCATGCAGTtgtcacagcaagaagatctCTCATGAG GTTCCTGTACCGGCACCTGCTGATGTATTTTAGCAAAAATGCAAATCTGACCGAGAAGTCGATCTTccagcagaacagcagcagcagcagcagcctcctcaGCTTGAAGAGCGGTGTAACCCTTCACCTTTATGTGAACCAACTGCCAAAGGGTGCTGCTCAGGTCCTTCCCAAACT GCGCCTGAACCCACTCTCCATGTTAGCATGGCAAGTCAACAATGAGATCAGCCTACACCTGTCTGTGGAGGGCAAG GTGTTCTCCGTTTTCTCGTCAACCCATGATCACTGCACCTCTAAGATGGTCAGCATGTCCACCACAGACAAGCTCACTCAGTGGCAGGTGCTTGGATACCAGGGAGCCTTGCTTAGCCACTTTATTGAGCCCGTCTATGTCCAAAGCATCCTCATAG GTGACTCTGACTGTAGTGAAATTTGTAGCATGGAGCGGTCTGTGAGCCAGCGTGTGGAGGGGATCACCTCTGAGCTGCCCATGTTCTACTGCATGATGAGGCCTCACATCAGCCTGGTGCCGTCTGTGGCCTCCAGCCGTGCAGACGGTAACCAGCTGACCTACAGTGTCAACTGGAGCGAGGGAGACAGCTCGCTGGAGGTCGTGGATGGTCTGGAGGGCAAGACCATAGAAGA CTCTCCCTTTAAGAGTGGCTGTTCCCTGGCAAGCCGTCTGTGCAAAGTAGCAATGCTGCACCGTTTCAGGTTGGTGGCCAAAGAAGCTCAGAGGGCAGACCTGCTGGCCACAACTTCCTACAGAGGAGCCAAA ATGATGGCAAAGTCATACCAGGAGGCCAAGAACATTCTGCGGGCGTACCTGCACCAGCAGGGCTTTGGGTCCTGGGTGGACAAGGCTTTGGTTAGTGATAACTTCACATGTGAATAA